The genomic DNA GAACAGATCACAGGTTCTTTACTTATCTTATTGTCGGCTTATAAATCATTTGGAAAGTTAAAAATGAAAAGATATTTAATCATATAACTCATAATCATATTAGCATTGAATTAATAAGCTTTCAACGAACATTCTAAATGCCTTTAATCATACTAAATATGAATGTTTTAAACCTAACCTCCTATACAGAATCTCCTTATAATTTATTCTAATAACACAATATATCATCACAATTGTACCCTACAAAATAGCAATACTGAACACGAAAAATTTAATAAGGCTCGACAAATTACACCTACGTCATCAAACAATACTAATATCTCATTACAAAAGATAAAGTGAGATTGTGTTATTTCAACAATTCAAGATATTGgtacttttttatttttggaaactTTGTCATAATCATCTTCCTACATGAATGAAGCTACAGAAGGACTCAATTAATGCACTTTCATAATGTCCTTTATGTTAAGAGCATAACGAAATTGTCGAGAAGTTATTCAAGGAATGTAATTTTGTTAGGTAGTTTGGTTTTGATGCCATCTATCACTCAGAGTCGATGAGTTACGCCACATAACGTTGCTTCAAAATTTATAGGGTTGACTTGATATAATTGATGCTATTAATAACACAGATCACGAGTTCTCTACCTATCTTATTGTCAGCTTATGAATCATTTGGAAAGTTAAAAATGAAATGATATTTAATCATATCTCTCATAATCCTATTAGCAGTGAATTAATAATATTTCAACGACCATTCTCAATGTCTTCAATCAGACTAAATCTGAATGTTTTAAAGCTTAACCTCTTAAGTAGATTCCCCCTATAATTTATTCTAATAGCACAACATATCATCACAATTGTGCACTACAAAATAACAATAAAGAACACAAGAAATTTATCGAGGCTCGACAAATTACACCTGCGTCatcaaacaataccaaatatatttgATTACAAAAGATAAAAGTGGGATTCTTAtactttttctatttttgaaaattttgccaTAACCGTCTTCCCACATGAATGGAGGTACAAAATGGCTCAATTAATGCACTTTCAGAATGTCCTTTGTGTCAGGAGCATAACGAAACTGTCGAGAAGTTATTCAAGGAATGAAGTTATTCAAGGAATGTAATTTTGTTAGATAGTATGGTTTGGATGCCATCTGTCACTCAGATTGGATGAGTTACGCCACATGACATTACTTCAAAATCTATAGGGTTGACTTGATACAATTGATGCTATTAGTGACACAGATCACGAGTTCTCTACCTATCTTATTGTCAGCTTATGAATCATTTGGAAAGTTAAAAATGAAATGATATTTAATCTTATCACTCATAATCCTATTAACAGTGGATTAATAATATTTCAACGACCATTCTCAATGCCTTCAATCAGACCAAATCTGAATGTTTTAAAGCCTAACCTCCTAAGCAGATTCCCCCTATAATTTATTCTAATAGCACAATATATCATCACAATTGTGCCCTACAAAATAAcaataaagaacataaaaaatttaTCGAGGCTCAAAAAATTACACCTGCGTCatcaaacaataccaaatatatttcattcCAAAAGATATAAGTGGGATTCttgtactttttttatttttggaaactTTGCCATAATCATCTTCCCACATGAATGGAGCTATAGAATGGCTCAATTAATGCACTTTCAGAATGTCCTTTGTGTTAGAAGCATAACGAAACCGTCGAGAAGTTATTCAAGGAATGTAATTTTGCTAGATAGTTTGGTTTGGATGCCACCTGTCACTCAGATTAGATGAGTTACGCCACATGACATTACTTCAAAATCTATAGGGTTGACTTGATACAATTAATGTTGTTAGTGACACAGATCACGAGTTATTTACTTATCTTATTGTCTGATTATGGATCATTTGGAAAGTTAAAAATGAAAAGATATTTAATCATATCACTCATAATCCTATTAGCACTGAATTAATAAGTTTTCAATGACCATTCTAAATGCCTTCAATCAGACTAAATCTAGTGTTTTAAAACCTAACATCCTAGATAGAATCTCCCTATAATTTATTCTAATAGCACAAAATATCATCACAATTGTACCCTACAAAAAAACAATAATGAACATGAAAAATTTGACGAGGCTCGACAAATTATGCCTACGTCAttaaacaataccaaatatatttctTTACAAAAGATAAAAGTGGGATTCTGTTATTTCAAAAATTCAAGATACtagtactttttttttttggaaacttTGTCACGATCATTTTCCCACATGAATGGAGCTACAAAAGGCTCAATTAATGCACTTTCAGAATGTCCTTTGTGTTAGGAGTATAATGAAACTGTCGAGAAGTTATTCAATGAATGTAATTTTGCTAGGTAGTTTGGTTTTGATGCCATCTATCACTCAAATTGGATGAGTTACGTCACATGATGTTACCGCAAAATCTACAAGGTTGACTTGATACAATTGGTACTATTGGTGACACAGATCACGAGTTATTTACTTATCTTATTGTCGGCTTATAGATCATTTGGAAAGTTAATAATCTTTCAACGACCATTTTCAATGccttcaatattttaaaattataaatcatacaaactaattaaaattataaataatagtaaatgaTCTTATAAGGTTGaaagatttttaaaaatattatctttatattttccttatttattatatttttcaaccTAATATACCAAATGGCCCATGAAATTAACCACCtttttcaatttggtaccaatgtATTAGAAACATGTCATCATATTGATCCACATTGTTCTTTGATAATTTTAAgtgtaaaattaaacaaaaaagaaagaaaatataaaaatagatctaattactaaatttatgataaaaaactcacattaattattttataagataCAATTTGAGACAGATTAATTTTTGTAATAATAAAGGAGTatatttattcttaataattACACATTTTTACTATTGTTTTATGTTGTACGAACACATtcaatattttaatactatttatgaaaaaaaaatgaatagtATTTATAAACATTACATTATCCACTCAAAAGAGGAATGTTGTTTCACAGAATCTGAAGTGAAAATCTATGATGCCTAACAACTGTATAAGGAAGGTCATAATAAATCCATTAGCTTCAAATAAGGCAAAGACAGAAAGTGGAAGTGGAATGAAGAAGGAAGACCCACCAGATGAGGGGGCGGTCCGATAGGACAAAAGGGATAAGGTCATAAAGGAGGGTGGTCACTGACTCACTGGTCAGATCAGGTCAGGTCAGGTCAGGTCTACAAGCAGCCCAGTCAAAATTGAATTCAATACTGAGAAGGTTCTTCTTCTAACAATCCCATCAAGTAGACATAGGGGGGAGCTTGAAAACAAGGGTGACGGGGGGAATTGTTATTATCAATTAAGCTACTCGTGGCAGTAAAAGATTGGAACTTGGATCCCCATACCCCCTCCCACGTACCAAAAAATTCAAAGCACGATAAAAGGCAACCGGAAAAACATAAAACGCTTTTTAAGGTAACACAATGAATGATCGTCGTCAGCCACAACTGCCTTAAATTGTCATTAATGACCCAAATATGAGTTATTTTTCTTGTGATTTCTTTCTCTTATAAAACAGAGCTCAAGCTTCACGTGTATTtcccttctcttttctttttcgcaTCCTTTATTTCCGTTGTGTACTGTTTTCTTCTTCTACTCATTTGCTttgctttcctttctttttcctcttttcctctCAAGTTCTATCCTCTCTCTATCCGTtttgtttctttccttttctcTTAACCGTTCTTCTTGCAAATTTTTCTCTTTCTCTCTATATATACGTGTCTCACCTTGTTGAAGAGCACTAACAAGAGAATGGAGGAAAAGAAAAATGTCGGATCGTCCTCTTCTTCCATCACTTCAAAGCTCTTCGGTTCAAAAGATTTACCACCTTCATCTTCCGCTGGAATTTTCGGCTCTATATTTGCTCCTCCATCTAAGGTATTTTTATCGCCTTTGGagattctttctttccttttaatctttttatgcaTCATTTCTTTGGTACTCCATGTTCTTGGCAATGGGGTTTTCAACTTTTTATTGTTTAGGTTCCGTGGAGTTTCAAAGATTCAATCTTTTTTCAATTGGGTAATTTGAAACGGTTTAAGAAACTATTGTTCCAAAGTTGTTTGTTTTATAATCAGAGCTTTACGAAGGGTGGTGAATTTGAAGGGCTTTTTGTTCTAAAGGCTTTTGATGACTTGACACTCTTCTCGTTCTTGGTTTTGTTCCTATGCTTTCTTCTTTTGCAAATGCATGCAAGTTCTCTATCAAGACGACCTGTTCTGCTTCTCTTTTTGTCTGTCCTTTTAGATTTTTTTCAGAAAGTTTTAATTTCTCTAAGGTGGTGTAGGCTCAGATTTTCGGAAGGGAGTCTCTACGTCCTGCTGGGGCTAAAACCCAGCATTCTCCAAATGAGCCTTGGAATACAAAGCCCGGAGCCTCTGGTTTGTGCATCAGTTTTACCTTTTACATGATTTGCTTCTATGTGTAGGGCATGATTTTGATATTTGAACCTATTATTGCAAACATGAAAAGATAAAAGGTTTTACATTCTTGctattttctttccctttttgccGTTCCTTCCTTCTCTTCAAGAGCCTTGAGATGACTATGGTAATTGAATTAACACTGTTTTGTCAAATCATATATTGGTTCTAGTTTTATTTATCTAATTTCCACCTTAacttttagtttttaattatatAGATATAATCAGAAGtttaatgtctttgcttgatTATACAAATTAGTTCTTTTATTATGTCCATTGATTCTGAAGCACTAGGTGTAGTTGTTGAAGGTGAAACTGACAATACGGAAAATCGAGACAAGAGTGACAAGTATCAAGAGCAACGAATATATCCATGTCATTTAAGTTCATCCATCTACTATGGTGGCCAAGATGTGTACTTGTATCCCCAGGGTAGCCAGAGCTCTGAATTGGACTCTGTGGTGAGTGTATAGGCATCACATAATCAACAGCATTGCTCTCTTTAGTTTGATGAGTGTTTGGATTTAGGAATCTGCTAACATGTTTGCATAACTTTCTAGTTCAAGAAAGATGACGGAGAAGACGATTCAGGGAGTGCAACAAGAGGAAACTGGTGGCAAGGTGTGAAATTGTCTAATGGAGTATACTGGACCAGTACCGTACCGAATAACATTTTAAACTGTAAGGCTGACatctttgcttttttttttttttttcatgcagGGTCTCTATACTACTAAGAGTTTTATCGACAGTCAACATGCTTATATCAAGGTACCTTTAGTCACATATTCATAGTCACTGAGGTTATACATCATCACATATATGCTTATTCCATGTTGCTTTGTTTGTTGATTTATCCTCGGCAGGTACATAGGAAGATATAGATATATGGGAGAAGGATTATAGTAATCAAACGTTGCAGACAGTTAGCCTGTATTAC from Gossypium arboreum isolate Shixiya-1 chromosome 9, ASM2569848v2, whole genome shotgun sequence includes the following:
- the LOC108455789 gene encoding uncharacterized protein LOC108455789 isoform X1 is translated as MEEKKNVGSSSSSITSKLFGSKDLPPSSSAGIFGSIFAPPSKAQIFGRESLRPAGAKTQHSPNEPWNTKPGASALGVVVEGETDNTENRDKSDKYQEQRIYPCHLSSSIYYGGQDVYLYPQGSQSSELDSVFKKDDGEDDSGSATRGNWWQGSLYY
- the LOC108455789 gene encoding uncharacterized protein LOC108455789 isoform X3, whose protein sequence is MEEKKNVGSSSSSITSKLFGSKDLPPSSSAGIFGSIFAPPSKAQIFGRESLRPAGAKTQHSPNEPWNTKPGASVVEGETDNTENRDKSDKYQEQRIYPCHLSSSIYYGGQDVYLYPQGSQSSELDSVFKKDDGEDDSGSATRGNWWQGSLYY
- the LOC108455789 gene encoding uncharacterized protein LOC108455789 isoform X2, which gives rise to MEEKKNVGSSSSSITSKLFGSKDLPPSSSAGIFGSIFAPPSKAQIFGRESLRPAGAKTQHSPNEPWNTKPGASGVVVEGETDNTENRDKSDKYQEQRIYPCHLSSSIYYGGQDVYLYPQGSQSSELDSVFKKDDGEDDSGSATRGNWWQGSLYY